The Streptococcaceae bacterium ESL0687 genome has a segment encoding these proteins:
- a CDS encoding HIT family protein, producing MNDCIFCKIISGDIPSFKVYEDEEVLAFLDITQTTKGHTLIVPKKHSRNLLAMEEDEASELFKRIPKIARHLKDKLGASGMNILQNNEEVAGQTVFHTHVHLIPRYQDDDGLTISFTNNMDSYDLQELAGELLYDQEDSII from the coding sequence ATGAATGATTGTATTTTCTGTAAAATAATTAGTGGTGATATTCCTTCATTTAAGGTTTATGAGGATGAAGAGGTTTTAGCCTTCCTAGATATCACCCAGACAACCAAGGGACATACTTTAATTGTTCCTAAAAAACACAGCCGTAATTTACTTGCCATGGAAGAAGACGAGGCATCAGAGCTCTTTAAGAGGATTCCAAAAATTGCAAGGCACCTTAAGGATAAACTTGGAGCAAGCGGGATGAATATCCTACAAAATAACGAAGAGGTGGCTGGTCAAACCGTTTTTCATACCCATGTTCACTTGATTCCTCGTTATCAAGATGATGATGGCCTAACAATTTCATTTACTAATAATATGGATAGCTATGACCTACAAGAACTAGCTGGAGAACTCCTTTACGACCAAGAAGATTCAATAATTTAG
- a CDS encoding ABC transporter ATP-binding protein, protein MTLKVDNVSGGYFGSKVLKDVSFQVGNGQLVGLIGLNGAGKSTTIQEIMGLLVPYAGSIEINDKSIREGVDSYRKQIGFIPETPSLYEELTLREHIEITAMAYDIPLDLAMNRAEKLLETFRLKDKLEWFPKNFSKGMKQKVMIICAFLTNPSLYIIDEPFLGLDPLAIQDLIDLMYEMKKQGAAILMSTHILSTAEKFCDKFIVLHDGRVVADGTIDDLRLKFKMPQASLDDIYIALTKGDASYE, encoded by the coding sequence ATGACTTTAAAGGTTGATAATGTATCAGGTGGGTATTTTGGTTCCAAGGTTTTAAAAGATGTGAGTTTCCAAGTAGGAAATGGACAATTGGTTGGCCTGATTGGCTTAAACGGTGCGGGTAAATCAACAACCATCCAGGAGATTATGGGTCTTTTGGTTCCTTACGCAGGAAGCATTGAAATAAATGATAAAAGTATTCGTGAAGGGGTCGACAGCTACCGCAAGCAAATTGGTTTCATTCCTGAAACTCCTTCCCTTTATGAGGAATTAACTTTAAGAGAGCACATTGAAATCACTGCCATGGCCTACGATATCCCCCTTGATTTAGCCATGAACCGGGCAGAAAAACTACTGGAAACCTTCCGCCTAAAGGATAAGCTTGAATGGTTTCCTAAAAATTTCTCCAAGGGGATGAAACAGAAGGTTATGATTATCTGTGCCTTTTTAACTAATCCCAGCCTTTACATCATTGATGAACCCTTTTTAGGGCTTGATCCTTTGGCCATACAAGATTTGATAGATCTCATGTATGAAATGAAAAAACAGGGGGCAGCGATTTTGATGAGTACCCACATTCTTTCGACAGCAGAAAAATTTTGCGACAAGTTTATCGTCCTTCATGACGGGCGAGTTGTTGCGGACGGAACGATTGATGATTTGAGGCTTAAGTTTAAAATGCCCCAGGCAAGCCTTGATGACATTTACATAGCCTTAACGAAAGGTGATGCAAGTTATGAATAA
- a CDS encoding ABC transporter permease — MNKLSQVFEGRRRNFHQKNGKYLKYVFNDHFVIIIFLLLGFLMIQYSQLVKEVPDNWNLGKVLVLLVSLASLFLGRLATFFEEADRLFLLAKEEELQGQLNISLKKSLLFPLLTFSLLSLILYPLTAKSFMVGLWVLPLQVGLLFLVKILLMKKEIASYYENGLFSWDKAISKEERRQASILKIYSQFVDIPGLKPAVKRRKYLDGLLNLVKKEHKFTYSNLYLRHFLRTGDYLGLYLRLSLISFALIILIKSQTLVLPLVLLLNFILIFQLITLKTSYDYQLLSRIYPVSPEIKSKNLYGLLKYLLLIVTCCQTVLALLVFSNKLMVLLIPLGSLLILSLYVRSKVDSKDLKR, encoded by the coding sequence ATGAATAAGCTTAGTCAGGTTTTTGAAGGTCGAAGGCGCAACTTCCACCAGAAAAATGGAAAATATCTTAAATATGTCTTTAATGACCATTTTGTCATTATTATCTTCCTTCTTCTTGGATTTTTAATGATCCAATATTCCCAGCTGGTAAAAGAAGTACCTGATAATTGGAATCTAGGAAAGGTTCTTGTTCTTCTGGTATCATTAGCTAGTTTATTCCTTGGACGGCTGGCTACATTTTTTGAAGAGGCAGACCGTCTCTTCCTCTTAGCCAAGGAAGAAGAGCTGCAGGGTCAATTGAATATTTCCTTGAAAAAATCCCTCCTTTTTCCTCTGCTAACCTTTAGTTTGCTATCTTTAATTCTCTATCCTTTAACTGCCAAATCTTTTATGGTGGGTCTTTGGGTTCTGCCCTTGCAAGTAGGTCTTCTTTTTCTAGTTAAAATTTTACTAATGAAAAAAGAGATTGCTTCCTACTATGAGAATGGTCTTTTTTCCTGGGATAAGGCTATTTCTAAGGAGGAGAGGAGGCAGGCTAGTATTTTAAAAATCTATAGTCAGTTTGTTGATATTCCAGGCTTAAAACCTGCCGTTAAAAGGCGAAAATACCTAGATGGTCTATTAAATTTGGTGAAAAAAGAACACAAGTTTACCTATTCTAACCTTTACCTAAGACATTTTTTAAGAACTGGTGATTATTTGGGCCTCTACCTGCGCCTTAGTTTAATTTCCTTTGCTCTAATAATTCTTATAAAGAGTCAGACGCTAGTCCTTCCTTTAGTTCTCCTTTTAAATTTCATTCTAATTTTTCAGCTGATTACCCTTAAAACTTCCTATGACTACCAGCTATTAAGTAGAATTTACCCGGTAAGTCCTGAAATCAAAAGCAAAAATCTCTATGGTCTTTTAAAATACCTTCTTTTGATTGTTACTTGCTGCCAAACTGTCCTTGCCCTTCTTGTTTTTTCAAATAAATTAATGGTTCTTTTAATACCTCTAGGAAGTCTCCTTATTTTGTCTCTTTATGTAAGAAGCAAGGTTGACTCAAAGGATTTAAAAAGGTAG
- a CDS encoding phosphotransferase family protein, with the protein MLQTDENWQLIPIKGSTGNTFYGTLGSQRAFIKRNSTPLLVAVAKEEIAPRLLWSRRTPTGDTMSAQEWINGGVLAAKEMKDRQINLVLSNLHRNKSLVETFFKMGKVAYGPDDLLNECMKLKLGDDASNQFLRTILEGMEQEIPSFDKAQAFVVHGDINHKNWVRSDTGKIYLVDWETAMLTSPLVDIAHILSHYIPVSDWEEWLLYSGYKPSDDLFKDILWYGKLSFLRQIMIYEAEGLDKRVDREIDGLREFIKNFNN; encoded by the coding sequence ATGTTACAAACTGATGAAAATTGGCAGTTGATACCGATAAAAGGATCGACTGGTAATACTTTTTACGGCACTCTTGGATCTCAAAGGGCCTTTATAAAACGGAACTCTACCCCTCTTTTGGTGGCCGTAGCAAAAGAGGAGATAGCTCCGAGACTTTTGTGGAGCAGAAGAACCCCTACAGGAGACACAATGAGTGCTCAGGAGTGGATAAATGGTGGGGTTTTAGCTGCTAAAGAGATGAAAGACAGGCAAATAAATCTTGTTTTAAGTAATCTTCACCGAAATAAAAGCTTGGTTGAGACCTTTTTTAAGATGGGAAAAGTCGCTTATGGACCAGATGATTTACTAAATGAGTGTATGAAGCTTAAGCTAGGAGACGATGCCTCTAATCAATTTTTAAGGACCATTCTTGAAGGTATGGAACAAGAGATTCCAAGCTTTGACAAGGCTCAGGCTTTTGTAGTCCACGGGGACATTAATCATAAAAATTGGGTTCGATCAGATACTGGAAAAATTTATTTGGTTGATTGGGAGACAGCTATGCTTACTAGTCCCCTAGTTGATATAGCCCATATTTTATCCCATTATATTCCTGTTTCAGACTGGGAGGAGTGGCTCCTTTATTCAGGTTATAAGCCTAGTGATGATTTATTTAAAGATATTTTATGGTATGGTAAGCTATCATTTCTTCGTCAGATTATGATCTATGAGGCCGAAGGACTTGATAAGAGGGTTGACCGTGAAATTGATGGTTTAAGAGAATTTATTAAAAATTTCAATAATTAA
- the trmB gene encoding tRNA (guanosine(46)-N7)-methyltransferase TrmB, translating into MRVRNRKGSAEYIENNPQFVVADPKSFKGRWHERFGNDNPIHIEVGSGKGAFVTGMAAQNPNINYIGIDIQLSVLSYALDKVLEANLPNVQLLRVDGSDLTDYFEDGEVDLLYLNFSDPWPKTRHEKRRLTYKSFIKTFEQILVDKGQIHFKTDNRGLFEYSLSSMSQYGMVLNQVWLDLHASDYEGNVMTEYEAKFSSKGQVIYRLEAQFK; encoded by the coding sequence ATGCGTGTACGTAACCGTAAGGGTAGTGCAGAATATATCGAAAATAACCCCCAATTTGTGGTAGCAGATCCTAAGTCTTTTAAAGGTCGCTGGCATGAACGTTTTGGAAATGATAACCCAATCCATATTGAAGTTGGATCAGGAAAAGGTGCCTTTGTTACCGGCATGGCAGCTCAAAATCCAAATATCAACTACATAGGTATTGATATCCAGTTGAGCGTTTTAAGCTATGCTCTTGATAAGGTGCTTGAGGCTAATTTGCCAAATGTCCAATTATTACGGGTTGATGGAAGTGATTTGACTGATTATTTTGAGGACGGTGAGGTCGATCTTCTTTACCTGAATTTCTCAGATCCTTGGCCAAAAACACGCCATGAGAAAAGAAGGCTTACCTACAAGTCATTCATTAAAACCTTTGAGCAGATTCTTGTTGATAAGGGACAGATTCACTTTAAGACTGATAACCGTGGACTTTTTGAATATAGTCTTTCAAGTATGAGCCAATACGGTATGGTTTTAAATCAGGTTTGGCTTGACCTTCATGCATCAGATTATGAGGGAAATGTCATGACTGAATATGAAGCTAAGTTTTCTTCTAAGGGTCAGGTTATCTACCGTTTAGAAGCTCAATTTAAATAA
- the nrdR gene encoding transcriptional regulator NrdR — MRCPRCQHESSKVIDSRQAEDGRAIRRRRECENCGNRFTTFERIEEMPLLVVKKDNSREVFNRDKILTGIIRSAQKRPVSIEDMENAVERVEQKVRLLGENEVKTDIIGGYVMDELADLDEITYVRFASVYRSFKDVSELEELLRNITNKGLGSDKL; from the coding sequence ATGCGTTGTCCAAGATGCCAACATGAAAGTTCTAAAGTTATTGATTCTAGGCAGGCTGAAGATGGAAGAGCCATCCGCCGCCGGAGGGAATGTGAAAACTGTGGTAATCGTTTTACCACCTTTGAAAGAATTGAGGAGATGCCTCTTTTGGTTGTTAAAAAAGATAACAGCCGGGAGGTCTTTAATCGCGATAAGATTTTAACTGGAATTATCCGTTCAGCCCAGAAACGTCCTGTCTCAATTGAAGATATGGAAAATGCAGTTGAGCGCGTGGAACAAAAGGTTCGCCTACTTGGTGAAAATGAGGTTAAAACTGATATCATCGGAGGTTATGTAATGGATGAGCTTGCAGACCTTGATGAGATAACCTATGTCCGCTTTGCAAGTGTTTATAGAAGCTTTAAGGACGTAAGTGAACTTGAAGAATTGCTTAGAAACATAACCAATAAGGGACTTGGGTCCGACAAATTATAG
- a CDS encoding DnaD domain protein, whose product MHLRPVEQFTLINKNRLSWSADLLVRFYLPIVGHTAIVLYQYLTTSDSNRVSDVLNHLNIGVVDFNDSLDKLSAMGLLDIYSDKKTYQLEFKSPKNPSDFLADEFYSRLLLSRIGEQAFERLAKLEDRFENKLSKKFSEVFRVNFSGDFESLAEQASSEQFDLTSFKNIMKQQKISFTNENTEVLRLYEIAEKYNYNWYELFKLAEKTINPNRTLNLEGLIASLSPQNQDKIDMESFTSDEKSLVLIAKSMTSLEFLTALKNQENLFITNDERKLLIDLSRNGTPDEVQNILIHYSLIQSNLASLNEKFLEKVLADWNKHRVTSAEGAMRRIIDFKNENLERANNSKGHDKTKSSAKVPDWHEAPKEKVYSEEQVEKLKKLEELRQEALRRKGEAGN is encoded by the coding sequence ATGCATCTTAGGCCAGTTGAACAGTTTACTTTGATTAATAAGAATCGCTTATCCTGGTCAGCAGATCTTTTAGTGCGCTTTTACCTTCCCATAGTTGGTCATACAGCGATTGTCCTTTACCAATATTTAACAACATCTGACTCCAACCGTGTTTCAGATGTTTTAAATCACTTGAATATAGGTGTCGTTGACTTTAATGATTCCCTAGATAAACTTTCAGCCATGGGACTTTTGGACATCTATAGTGATAAGAAAACCTATCAACTTGAATTTAAAAGTCCTAAAAATCCGTCTGATTTTTTAGCGGATGAATTTTATTCTCGCCTTCTTTTAAGCAGGATTGGGGAGCAAGCCTTTGAGCGTCTGGCAAAATTAGAGGATAGGTTTGAAAATAAACTATCTAAAAAATTCTCAGAAGTCTTCCGGGTTAATTTCAGTGGTGACTTTGAATCTTTAGCTGAACAAGCTTCATCAGAGCAATTTGATTTGACAAGTTTTAAAAATATTATGAAACAGCAGAAAATAAGCTTTACCAATGAAAATACTGAAGTTTTAAGACTTTATGAGATTGCTGAAAAATATAATTACAATTGGTATGAGCTCTTCAAGCTGGCCGAAAAGACCATTAACCCCAATCGAACTTTAAATCTTGAAGGGTTAATTGCAAGTCTTAGTCCCCAAAATCAAGATAAAATTGACATGGAGTCCTTTACCAGTGATGAAAAAAGTTTGGTCCTAATTGCCAAATCAATGACCTCCCTTGAATTTTTAACTGCCTTAAAAAATCAAGAAAATCTCTTTATAACTAACGATGAGAGAAAGCTTTTAATTGATTTATCACGTAATGGTACTCCAGATGAGGTTCAAAATATCCTCATTCATTATTCCTTAATCCAAAGCAATTTGGCCAGTCTTAATGAGAAATTTTTAGAAAAGGTTTTAGCTGATTGGAACAAGCACCGGGTTACTAGTGCTGAAGGTGCCATGAGGCGAATCATTGACTTTAAAAATGAAAATCTTGAGCGGGCTAATAATTCTAAAGGTCATGACAAAACAAAATCAAGCGCTAAGGTGCCTGATTGGCACGAGGCACCCAAAGAGAAGGTCTATAGTGAAGAGCAGGTTGAAAAACTTAAAAAGCTAGAAGAATTGCGGCAGGAAGCTTTAAGACGTAAAGGGGAGGCTGGAAACTGA
- the dnaI gene encoding primosomal protein DnaI, protein MEKIGNIIDENPKMRANYERLVEDLMKNEEIKSFILKHKMTPQEVSRSYSNFYKYLKEIADFRAGNSNYASKGYEPILIMNYGYADISYKPTAELESRKKEASLKRRVKLVGLPRSFKNLEWADVSLDLDRVDCLMVLNDYINNFTSHSKGYYIYGDFGVGKSYMMAAMACELAKKGVATTIIHYPTFAIDIRNSIKTDGVKAMLDETKKADVLVIDDIGAEQASSWLRDEVLQVILQYRMQEDLPTFFTSNLDYSGLEKHLAETKNANEVWPAKRVMERVRYLTSELRLEGENRRY, encoded by the coding sequence ATGGAAAAAATCGGCAATATTATAGACGAAAATCCAAAGATGCGGGCCAACTATGAACGCCTGGTTGAGGATCTTATGAAGAATGAGGAAATTAAATCTTTTATTCTAAAACATAAGATGACCCCCCAGGAGGTTTCTAGGTCTTATTCAAACTTTTATAAATACCTCAAGGAGATAGCTGATTTTAGAGCAGGCAATTCAAACTATGCTTCAAAGGGTTATGAGCCCATATTGATCATGAATTACGGTTATGCTGATATCTCTTATAAACCTACAGCTGAACTTGAAAGTAGAAAAAAAGAAGCCAGTCTCAAGAGAAGGGTTAAATTAGTTGGTCTTCCAAGGTCATTTAAGAATCTGGAGTGGGCTGATGTAAGCCTTGATCTTGACCGTGTTGACTGCCTAATGGTTCTTAATGACTATATTAATAACTTTACCTCCCATTCAAAAGGTTACTATATTTACGGTGACTTTGGGGTTGGAAAATCATATATGATGGCAGCTATGGCTTGTGAGCTGGCTAAAAAAGGTGTAGCAACAACCATTATCCATTATCCAACCTTTGCCATTGATATAAGAAATTCCATCAAAACAGATGGGGTTAAGGCCATGCTTGATGAAACTAAAAAAGCTGACGTCCTAGTTATTGATGACATCGGAGCAGAACAAGCAAGTTCTTGGTTGAGGGATGAAGTCTTACAAGTCATCCTCCAGTATAGGATGCAGGAGGATTTACCGACCTTCTTTACCTCAAATCTTGATTATTCCGGTCTTGAAAAACATTTGGCTGAAACAAAAAATGCCAATGAGGTTTGGCCGGCTAAAAGAGTGATGGAGCGAGTTCGTTATTTAACTAGTGAACTGAGACTTGAGGGAGAAAATAGGCGATACTAA
- the der gene encoding ribosome biogenesis GTPase Der, translating to MSLPTVAIVGRPNVGKSTIFNRIAGERISIVEDTPGVTRDRIYAVGEWLNKKFSLIDTGGIELSNEPFMTQIKAQAEIAMDEADVIIHVVDGEAGVTDADEYVAQILYRTDKPVILVVNKVDNPERRLDIFDFYSLGLGDPYPVSASHGIGTGDVLDAIVENLPVEEEEENEDVIKFSLIGRPNVGKSSLINAILGEERVIASPVAGTTRDAIDTHFVDPEGQEYLMIDTAGMRKSGKVYESTEKYSVMRAMRAIDRSDIVLMVLNAEEGIREYDKRIAGFAHEAGKGVIIVVNKWDTLEKDNKTLQNFEADIRDQFQYLSYAPIVFVSAKTKQRLHKLPEMIKEVSASQNLRIPSSVLNDVIMDAIAINPTPTDKGRRLKIFYGTQVAIKPPTFVIFVNEEELMHFSYARFLENQIRKAFVFEGTPIKIIARKRK from the coding sequence ATGTCTTTACCTACAGTAGCCATCGTTGGGCGCCCAAATGTTGGGAAATCGACGATTTTCAACCGTATCGCAGGTGAGCGTATCTCAATTGTTGAGGACACACCAGGAGTAACTCGTGACCGTATTTATGCAGTCGGTGAGTGGTTGAACAAAAAATTCTCTCTAATCGATACAGGGGGGATTGAACTTTCAAACGAGCCTTTTATGACTCAGATTAAAGCCCAAGCTGAAATCGCCATGGATGAAGCGGACGTTATCATCCACGTAGTTGACGGAGAAGCTGGTGTTACTGACGCTGACGAATATGTCGCTCAAATTCTTTACAGAACCGACAAGCCAGTAATCCTTGTGGTAAATAAGGTTGATAATCCAGAGCGTCGTCTCGATATCTTTGACTTTTATTCACTTGGTTTGGGTGATCCTTATCCAGTATCAGCATCCCACGGGATTGGTACAGGGGACGTTTTAGATGCTATCGTTGAAAATCTTCCAGTTGAAGAAGAGGAAGAAAATGAAGATGTAATCAAATTCTCCCTTATTGGACGTCCAAATGTTGGTAAATCAAGCTTGATTAATGCCATTCTAGGTGAAGAGCGTGTTATCGCAAGCCCTGTTGCAGGAACAACAAGGGATGCAATCGATACTCATTTTGTTGATCCAGAAGGTCAAGAGTACCTAATGATTGATACTGCAGGGATGCGTAAGAGTGGTAAAGTTTATGAATCAACTGAAAAATACTCTGTAATGCGTGCCATGCGTGCCATTGACCGGAGCGACATCGTTCTTATGGTCCTAAATGCTGAAGAGGGGATTCGTGAGTACGACAAACGTATTGCAGGATTTGCCCATGAGGCCGGAAAAGGTGTGATTATTGTTGTTAACAAGTGGGATACCCTTGAAAAAGACAATAAAACCCTACAAAATTTTGAGGCAGATATTAGAGATCAGTTCCAATATCTATCATATGCTCCAATTGTTTTTGTATCAGCCAAGACCAAACAACGTCTGCACAAATTGCCTGAAATGATTAAAGAAGTTTCAGCTTCACAAAACTTACGTATCCCATCATCTGTTTTAAATGATGTAATCATGGATGCTATAGCAATCAATCCGACTCCTACAGACAAGGGACGTCGTCTGAAAATCTTCTACGGAACTCAGGTGGCTATTAAGCCACCAACATTTGTAATCTTTGTAAACGAGGAAGAACTTATGCACTTCTCATATGCTCGTTTCCTAGAAAACCAAATTCGTAAGGCTTTTGTCTTTGAGGGAACTCCGATTAAGATTATTGCCCGTAAACGTAAATAA
- a CDS encoding DMT family transporter gives MENKKWLGLLLVISGAILWGTSGPVAEYMFSTQNVSPLWVVCIRLSVAGALLLVNYRLANKESIFSIWSNPSFRRQLLLFSFFGMMPIQLLYFLAIKFSNASTATVLQFTSPVFIILYLAVKNHKLPSRFAVFSVALAMLGTFLLATGGNINSLSISLAGLLFGLSCGLVSAFYTLLPVQLLKHYDAKLVCGWGMLIGSLPLMPTLVLNHPQAIDHSFLAELVYIVIIGTMLAHLFYVTSLNYLKPEVTNVSGSFEPLTATLLSVMFLHLRLNLPEIIGIVLILIMAILQSLPQKYKGQGS, from the coding sequence ATGGAAAATAAAAAATGGCTGGGTCTACTACTAGTCATCAGTGGAGCAATTCTTTGGGGAACATCAGGCCCTGTTGCTGAGTATATGTTTTCTACTCAGAATGTTTCTCCTTTATGGGTGGTTTGTATCCGTCTCTCGGTTGCAGGAGCTTTATTATTAGTTAATTACAGGCTAGCTAATAAGGAATCAATCTTCTCAATATGGTCTAATCCTTCTTTTAGAAGGCAGCTTTTGTTATTTAGCTTCTTTGGGATGATGCCCATACAGTTGCTTTATTTTTTAGCAATTAAGTTTTCTAATGCTTCAACAGCAACAGTCCTGCAGTTTACAAGTCCAGTCTTTATTATCTTATATTTAGCTGTCAAAAATCATAAATTGCCTAGTAGGTTTGCAGTATTTTCAGTGGCGCTTGCCATGCTAGGAACCTTTCTTCTAGCTACAGGAGGAAATATTAATAGTCTTTCGATTTCACTAGCAGGTCTACTTTTTGGATTATCTTGTGGATTGGTTAGTGCCTTTTATACCCTACTTCCTGTTCAACTTCTCAAGCACTATGATGCTAAATTAGTTTGTGGTTGGGGTATGCTTATTGGTAGCCTTCCCTTAATGCCTACTCTGGTTTTAAATCATCCGCAAGCTATTGACCATAGTTTTCTTGCAGAGCTTGTCTATATTGTCATTATTGGGACCATGCTTGCTCACTTATTTTATGTTACCAGCCTAAATTATCTTAAACCTGAGGTTACTAACGTTTCAGGTTCCTTTGAGCCACTAACGGCCACCCTTTTGTCTGTTATGTTCTTACATTTAAGACTAAATCTACCAGAAATTATTGGGATTGTTTTAATTTTAATTATGGCGATCTTACAATCTCTTCCCCAAAAATACAAGGGACAGGGTAGTTAG
- the rimP gene encoding ribosome maturation factor RimP, which yields MLEIIDIVSNHITPLLPEPYELVDVEWEKLGQDFVLRVLVDKPGGIALQDTVDMTEIISPALDEIKPDPFPSEYMLEVASPGAERPLKKASDFAGAVGKYIFVSLYAKVDKEKEFVGDLVAFDGEKLTIDYLNKGQHKTVEIDVKNIAKARTSVKF from the coding sequence ATGTTAGAAATTATTGATATTGTGAGTAACCATATCACACCCCTTCTTCCTGAACCTTATGAACTTGTAGACGTCGAGTGGGAAAAATTAGGACAAGATTTTGTTCTACGTGTCCTGGTTGACAAACCTGGAGGGATTGCCCTTCAAGATACGGTTGATATGACGGAAATTATTAGCCCAGCCCTTGATGAAATTAAACCAGACCCCTTCCCATCAGAGTATATGCTTGAAGTGGCAAGTCCTGGTGCAGAGCGTCCACTTAAAAAAGCTTCTGATTTTGCAGGAGCTGTTGGCAAGTACATTTTTGTAAGCCTTTATGCCAAAGTTGACAAGGAAAAAGAATTTGTTGGTGATTTAGTAGCCTTTGATGGTGAAAAATTAACAATTGATTACTTAAACAAGGGTCAACACAAAACTGTAGAAATTGATGTGAAAAATATCGCTAAAGCTCGTACATCTGTAAAGTTTTAG
- the nusA gene encoding transcription termination factor NusA encodes MSKEMLSALTILEEEKGIKREVVVEAIEQALTAAYKKQFGQSQSVEVDFDEKKGDFQVFTVREVVDEVFDSRLEISLEDALLLNPHYEIGDRLRFEEKTADFARTAAGAAKQVIMQKMREEERTIIYNEYSRYENEIMTGTVERFDNRFIFVNLGKIEAQLSKRDQIPGEKYEAHDRIKVYVYKVEMTSKGTQVFVSRSHPELLKRLFEQEIPEVYDGTVEIMGIAREAGDRAKVVVRSNQENVDAIGTIVGVGGARIQEVVKELHGENMDIIEWDESPEVLIANALKPATVDQVILDPENPKQAVVVVPDDQLSLAIGKRGQNVRLAAHVTNHKLDIKSVSDFEAAAEEVLAEEAIEDLDNEVLD; translated from the coding sequence TTGAGCAAGGAAATGCTAAGTGCCCTGACTATTCTTGAAGAAGAAAAGGGAATTAAAAGAGAAGTAGTCGTTGAAGCAATTGAACAGGCTTTGACAGCTGCCTACAAAAAACAATTTGGACAATCGCAGAGTGTTGAAGTTGATTTTGATGAGAAAAAAGGAGACTTCCAAGTCTTTACAGTTCGTGAAGTAGTTGATGAGGTTTTTGACAGTCGTCTTGAAATTTCATTAGAAGATGCTTTACTTCTAAACCCTCACTATGAGATTGGTGACCGTCTTCGTTTTGAAGAAAAAACTGCAGATTTTGCCCGAACTGCTGCAGGAGCTGCTAAACAGGTAATCATGCAAAAGATGCGCGAAGAAGAGCGCACAATCATCTACAATGAGTACTCACGCTATGAAAATGAAATCATGACTGGTACTGTAGAACGCTTTGACAACCGCTTTATCTTTGTTAACCTTGGAAAAATTGAAGCGCAACTTTCAAAACGCGACCAAATCCCAGGGGAAAAATATGAGGCACACGACCGGATTAAAGTTTATGTCTACAAGGTTGAGATGACTTCAAAAGGAACTCAAGTATTTGTAAGCCGTAGCCACCCAGAACTTCTTAAACGCTTGTTTGAACAAGAAATTCCTGAAGTATATGATGGAACTGTTGAAATCATGGGCATCGCTCGTGAAGCTGGAGACCGTGCTAAAGTTGTGGTTCGCAGCAACCAGGAAAATGTTGACGCCATCGGTACTATCGTAGGTGTTGGTGGAGCCCGTATCCAAGAGGTTGTTAAAGAGCTTCACGGAGAAAACATGGACATTATTGAGTGGGATGAATCACCTGAGGTCCTAATTGCAAATGCTCTTAAACCAGCAACAGTTGACCAAGTTATCCTTGATCCAGAAAATCCAAAACAGGCAGTAGTAGTTGTTCCAGATGATCAATTAAGTCTTGCCATTGGTAAACGCGGACAAAACGTGCGTCTTGCAGCCCACGTTACAAACCACAAACTAGATATTAAATCAGTAAGTGACTTTGAAGCAGCTGCTGAGGAAGTTCTAGCAGAAGAAGCCATTGAAGATTTAGATAATGAAGTTCTAGACTAA
- a CDS encoding YlxR family protein produces MKTRKVPMRKSVVSNEQFPKKDLLRIAFDKEGNISIDPTGKAHGRGAYLALSNEEAAMAKKKRVFDRVFQTSLSDDFYEELIKYVDHRVARRDLGLE; encoded by the coding sequence ATGAAGACACGTAAGGTACCAATGAGAAAATCAGTTGTTTCCAATGAGCAGTTTCCTAAGAAAGATCTTTTAAGAATTGCCTTTGACAAAGAGGGTAATATTTCAATTGATCCGACAGGGAAGGCTCACGGACGAGGGGCCTATCTTGCCCTTTCAAATGAGGAAGCAGCGATGGCTAAGAAAAAAAGAGTTTTTGACCGTGTTTTTCAGACCAGCCTTTCAGATGACTTTTATGAAGAACTCATTAAATATGTTGATCATAGGGTTGCCCGCCGTGATCTAGGACTCGAATAA